In one Drosophila albomicans strain 15112-1751.03 chromosome X, ASM965048v2, whole genome shotgun sequence genomic region, the following are encoded:
- the LOC117578280 gene encoding amyloid-beta-like protein isoform X1, translated as MCASLRRNLLLRSLWAAVVLIGTVQAASPRWEPQIAVLCEAGQIYQPQYLSEEGRWVTDLSKKTTGATCLRDKMDLLDYCKKAYPNRDITNIVESSHYQKIGGWCRQGALNAAKCKGAHRWIKPFRCLEGPFQSDALLVPEGCLFDHIHNASRCWPFVRWNQTGAAACQERGMQMRSFAMLLPCGISLFSGVEFVCCPKHFKTDEIRVKKTDMPVMPPAQLNSNSNNNNNNNLNVNNNNNAANDELSVNEEDESNDSNYSKDANDDELDDEDDLMGDDEEDEMVADEAATVGGGAAGAGSDANSGALDDINAEYDSGEDSDNYEEDGAGSDSDVAGIADAWDQNGSSSGAKPAALPSLKAPSMSPASLTAVDQQQSKQSNQQQQAAKPELATSTPQLSAAAAAAAAAAASSAAMAGVGAGASAVGAPPSTAQPTSDPYFTHFDPHYEHQSYKVSQKEAQQRLEESHREKVTRVMKDWSDLEEKYQDMRLADPKAAQSFKQRMTARFQTSVQALEEEGNAEKHQLAAMHQQRVLAHINQRKREAMTCYTQALTEQPPNAHHVEKCLQKLLRALHKDRAHALAHYRHLLNSGGPGGLEAAASERPRTLERLIDIDRAVNQSMTMLKRYPELSAKIAQLMNDYILALRSKDDIPGSSLGMSEEAEAGILDKYRIEIERKVAEKERLRLAEKQRKEQRAAEREKLREEKLRMEAKKVDDMLKSQAAEQLQKQQTQQQQSQSQQQQQQQQQQQQQQLQDKSINSKELSMDGVGGLVTASNLNLDTTKSEKELADAEYAEATVSTKVQTVLPTVDDDAVQRAVEEVAAAVAHQEAEPQVQHFMTHDLGHRESSFSLRREFSHAHAAKEGRNVYFTLSFAGIALMAAVFVGVAVAKWRTSRSPHAQGFIEVDQNVTTHHPIVQEEKIVPNMQINGYENPTYKYFEVKE; from the exons GCCTATCCCAATCGAGACATTACTAACATCGTGGAGTCATCGCACTACCAGAAAATCGGAGGCTGGTGTCGCCAGGGAGCACTCAATGCGGCCAAGTGCAAGGGAGCTCATCGCTGGATTAAGCCATTCCGTTGTCTAG AAGGACCATTCCAATCGGACGCACTGTTGGTGCCCGAGGGCTGCCTCTTCGATCACATACACAATGCGTCGCGTTGCTGGCCATTCGTGAGATGGAACCAAACCGGAGCTGCCGCCTGTCAGGAGCGTGGCATGCAGATGCGTAGCTTTGCCATGCTGTTGCCCTGCGGCATTTCGCTCTTCTCGGGCGTTGAGTTTGTCTGCTGCCCCAAGCACTTTAAGA CCGACGAGATACGCGTAAAGAAGACCGATATGCCTGTCATGCCGCCAGCTCAGctcaacagtaacagcaacaacaacaacaacaacaacttgaacgtcaacaacaacaacaatgcggcCAACGATGAGCTTAGCGTGAACGAGGAAGATGAGAGCAATGACTCCAACTACTCAAAGGATGCCAACGACGATGAACTGGACGACGAGGACGATCTGATGGGTGATGATGAGGAGGATGAAATGGTTGCCGATGAGGCGGCAACAGTTGGCGGCGGTGCAGCTGGCGCTGGCAGCGATGCCAACAGTGGGGCACTCGATGACATCAATGCGGAATACGACAGCGGCGAGGATAGCGATAACTATGAAGAGGATGGCGCTGGCTCCGATAGCGATGTGGCCGGCATTGCCGATGCCTGGGATCAAAATGGCAGCTCGAGCGGTGCCAAGCCGGCTGCGTTGCCCTCGTTGAAGGCTCCCTCGATGTCGCCGGCTAGCCTCACAGCTGTGGATCAGCAACAATCGAAGCAATcgaatcaacagcaacaagctgcGAAACCGGAACTTGCCACAAGCACGCCACAAttgtcagctgctgctgccgccgctgctgctgctgctgcctcatcGGCTGCCATGGCGGGTGTGGGTGCGGGTGCAAGTGCGGTGGGTGCACCGCCATCGACGGCACAGCCAACATCGGATCCATATTTCACGCACTTCGATCCCCACTACGAGCATCAGAGCTACAAAGTAAGTCAGAAA GAAGCCCAACAGCGCCTTGAGGAATCGCATCGCGAGAAGGTCACCCGTGTGATGAAGGACTGGTCCGATCTGGAGGAGAAGTACCAGGACATGCGACTGGCCGATCCCAAGGCAGCCCAGAGTTTCAAGCAGCGCATGACGGCACGCTTCCAG ACTTCTGTTCAGGCACTCGAGGAAGAAGGCAACGCCGAGAAGCACCAACTGGCCGCCATGCACCAACAGCGTGTCCTTGCCCACATCAATCAGCGCAAACGCGAAGCCATGACCTGTTACACTCAAGCGCTCACCGAGCAACCACCAAAC GCTCATCATGTCGAGAAGTGTCTGCAGAAATTGTTGCGTGCTCTGCACAAGGATCGTGCCCATGCCCTAGCCCACTATCGCCATCTGTTGAACTCGGGCGGTCCCGGCGGTCTGGAGGCAGCCGCATCGGAGCGACCACGCACACTGGAGCGTCTGATCGATATCGATCGTGCTGTCAACCAGTCGATGACCATGCTGAAGCGTTATCCCGAACTATCGGCCAAGATTGCCCAACTGATGAACGATTACATTTTGGCATTGCGCAGCAAGGATGACATTCCCGGCTCATCTCTGGGCATGAGCGAGGAGGCCGAGGCTGGCATTTTGGACAAGTATCGCATCGAGATCGAACGCAAGGTGGCCGAGAAGGAGCGTTTGCGTCTGGCCGAGAAGCAGCGCAAGGAGCAGCGTGCCGCCGAGCGTGAGAAGTTGCGTGAGGAGAAGTTGCGCATGGAGGCCAAGAAGGTGGACGATATGCTCAAGTCGCAGGCGGCAGAGCAAttgcaaaagcagcaaacccagcaacaacagtcccagtcacagcagcaacaacaacaacaacaacagcagcagcagcaacaactgcaggaCAAGAGCATCAATAGCAAGGAGTTGAGCATGGACGGAGTTGGCGGTCTGGTGACTGCATCGAATCTCAATCTTGACACAACCAAGAGCGAGAAGGAGCTGGCTGATGCTGAGTATGCTGAGGCCACGGTCAG CACCAAAGTGCAGACCGTCTTGCCAACGGTGGATGATGATGCTGTGCAGCGAGCTGTCGAGGAGGTGGCCGCCGCTGTGGCCCATCAGGAGGCTGAGCCACAGGTGCAGCACTTCATGACCCACGATCTGGGCCACCGTGAATCG AGCTTCTCGCTGCGACGCGAATTCTCGCATGCGCACGCGGCCAAGGAGGGGCGCAATGTCTATTTCACGCTCTCGTTTGCCGGCATCGCCCTAATGGCTGCCGTATTTGTCGGCGTGGCCGTTGCCAAGTGGCGAACATCGCGTTCGCCGCACGCGCAGGGCTTCATTGAGGTGGATCAG AATGTTACCACACATCATCCCATCGTGCAGGAGGAGAAAATCGTGCCCAACATGCAGATCAATGGGTACGAAAATCCGACCTACAAATATTTCGAAGTGAAAGAGTAA
- the LOC117578280 gene encoding amyloid-beta-like protein isoform X2, translated as MCASLRRNLLLRSLWAAVVLIGTVQAASPRWEPQIAVLCEAGQIYQPQYLSEEGRWVTDLSKKTTGATCLRDKMDLLDYCKKAYPNRDITNIVESSHYQKIGGWCRQGALNAAKCKGAHRWIKPFRCLGPFQSDALLVPEGCLFDHIHNASRCWPFVRWNQTGAAACQERGMQMRSFAMLLPCGISLFSGVEFVCCPKHFKTDEIRVKKTDMPVMPPAQLNSNSNNNNNNNLNVNNNNNAANDELSVNEEDESNDSNYSKDANDDELDDEDDLMGDDEEDEMVADEAATVGGGAAGAGSDANSGALDDINAEYDSGEDSDNYEEDGAGSDSDVAGIADAWDQNGSSSGAKPAALPSLKAPSMSPASLTAVDQQQSKQSNQQQQAAKPELATSTPQLSAAAAAAAAAAASSAAMAGVGAGASAVGAPPSTAQPTSDPYFTHFDPHYEHQSYKVSQKEAQQRLEESHREKVTRVMKDWSDLEEKYQDMRLADPKAAQSFKQRMTARFQTSVQALEEEGNAEKHQLAAMHQQRVLAHINQRKREAMTCYTQALTEQPPNAHHVEKCLQKLLRALHKDRAHALAHYRHLLNSGGPGGLEAAASERPRTLERLIDIDRAVNQSMTMLKRYPELSAKIAQLMNDYILALRSKDDIPGSSLGMSEEAEAGILDKYRIEIERKVAEKERLRLAEKQRKEQRAAEREKLREEKLRMEAKKVDDMLKSQAAEQLQKQQTQQQQSQSQQQQQQQQQQQQQQLQDKSINSKELSMDGVGGLVTASNLNLDTTKSEKELADAEYAEATVSTKVQTVLPTVDDDAVQRAVEEVAAAVAHQEAEPQVQHFMTHDLGHRESSFSLRREFSHAHAAKEGRNVYFTLSFAGIALMAAVFVGVAVAKWRTSRSPHAQGFIEVDQNVTTHHPIVQEEKIVPNMQINGYENPTYKYFEVKE; from the exons GCCTATCCCAATCGAGACATTACTAACATCGTGGAGTCATCGCACTACCAGAAAATCGGAGGCTGGTGTCGCCAGGGAGCACTCAATGCGGCCAAGTGCAAGGGAGCTCATCGCTGGATTAAGCCATTCCGTTGTCTAG GACCATTCCAATCGGACGCACTGTTGGTGCCCGAGGGCTGCCTCTTCGATCACATACACAATGCGTCGCGTTGCTGGCCATTCGTGAGATGGAACCAAACCGGAGCTGCCGCCTGTCAGGAGCGTGGCATGCAGATGCGTAGCTTTGCCATGCTGTTGCCCTGCGGCATTTCGCTCTTCTCGGGCGTTGAGTTTGTCTGCTGCCCCAAGCACTTTAAGA CCGACGAGATACGCGTAAAGAAGACCGATATGCCTGTCATGCCGCCAGCTCAGctcaacagtaacagcaacaacaacaacaacaacaacttgaacgtcaacaacaacaacaatgcggcCAACGATGAGCTTAGCGTGAACGAGGAAGATGAGAGCAATGACTCCAACTACTCAAAGGATGCCAACGACGATGAACTGGACGACGAGGACGATCTGATGGGTGATGATGAGGAGGATGAAATGGTTGCCGATGAGGCGGCAACAGTTGGCGGCGGTGCAGCTGGCGCTGGCAGCGATGCCAACAGTGGGGCACTCGATGACATCAATGCGGAATACGACAGCGGCGAGGATAGCGATAACTATGAAGAGGATGGCGCTGGCTCCGATAGCGATGTGGCCGGCATTGCCGATGCCTGGGATCAAAATGGCAGCTCGAGCGGTGCCAAGCCGGCTGCGTTGCCCTCGTTGAAGGCTCCCTCGATGTCGCCGGCTAGCCTCACAGCTGTGGATCAGCAACAATCGAAGCAATcgaatcaacagcaacaagctgcGAAACCGGAACTTGCCACAAGCACGCCACAAttgtcagctgctgctgccgccgctgctgctgctgctgcctcatcGGCTGCCATGGCGGGTGTGGGTGCGGGTGCAAGTGCGGTGGGTGCACCGCCATCGACGGCACAGCCAACATCGGATCCATATTTCACGCACTTCGATCCCCACTACGAGCATCAGAGCTACAAAGTAAGTCAGAAA GAAGCCCAACAGCGCCTTGAGGAATCGCATCGCGAGAAGGTCACCCGTGTGATGAAGGACTGGTCCGATCTGGAGGAGAAGTACCAGGACATGCGACTGGCCGATCCCAAGGCAGCCCAGAGTTTCAAGCAGCGCATGACGGCACGCTTCCAG ACTTCTGTTCAGGCACTCGAGGAAGAAGGCAACGCCGAGAAGCACCAACTGGCCGCCATGCACCAACAGCGTGTCCTTGCCCACATCAATCAGCGCAAACGCGAAGCCATGACCTGTTACACTCAAGCGCTCACCGAGCAACCACCAAAC GCTCATCATGTCGAGAAGTGTCTGCAGAAATTGTTGCGTGCTCTGCACAAGGATCGTGCCCATGCCCTAGCCCACTATCGCCATCTGTTGAACTCGGGCGGTCCCGGCGGTCTGGAGGCAGCCGCATCGGAGCGACCACGCACACTGGAGCGTCTGATCGATATCGATCGTGCTGTCAACCAGTCGATGACCATGCTGAAGCGTTATCCCGAACTATCGGCCAAGATTGCCCAACTGATGAACGATTACATTTTGGCATTGCGCAGCAAGGATGACATTCCCGGCTCATCTCTGGGCATGAGCGAGGAGGCCGAGGCTGGCATTTTGGACAAGTATCGCATCGAGATCGAACGCAAGGTGGCCGAGAAGGAGCGTTTGCGTCTGGCCGAGAAGCAGCGCAAGGAGCAGCGTGCCGCCGAGCGTGAGAAGTTGCGTGAGGAGAAGTTGCGCATGGAGGCCAAGAAGGTGGACGATATGCTCAAGTCGCAGGCGGCAGAGCAAttgcaaaagcagcaaacccagcaacaacagtcccagtcacagcagcaacaacaacaacaacaacagcagcagcagcaacaactgcaggaCAAGAGCATCAATAGCAAGGAGTTGAGCATGGACGGAGTTGGCGGTCTGGTGACTGCATCGAATCTCAATCTTGACACAACCAAGAGCGAGAAGGAGCTGGCTGATGCTGAGTATGCTGAGGCCACGGTCAG CACCAAAGTGCAGACCGTCTTGCCAACGGTGGATGATGATGCTGTGCAGCGAGCTGTCGAGGAGGTGGCCGCCGCTGTGGCCCATCAGGAGGCTGAGCCACAGGTGCAGCACTTCATGACCCACGATCTGGGCCACCGTGAATCG AGCTTCTCGCTGCGACGCGAATTCTCGCATGCGCACGCGGCCAAGGAGGGGCGCAATGTCTATTTCACGCTCTCGTTTGCCGGCATCGCCCTAATGGCTGCCGTATTTGTCGGCGTGGCCGTTGCCAAGTGGCGAACATCGCGTTCGCCGCACGCGCAGGGCTTCATTGAGGTGGATCAG AATGTTACCACACATCATCCCATCGTGCAGGAGGAGAAAATCGTGCCCAACATGCAGATCAATGGGTACGAAAATCCGACCTACAAATATTTCGAAGTGAAAGAGTAA
- the LOC117578280 gene encoding amyloid-beta-like protein isoform X4 gives MCASLRRNLLLRSLWAAVVLIGTVQAASPRWEPQIAVLCEAGQIYQPQYLSEEGRWVTDLSKKTTGATCLRDKMDLLDYCKKAYPNRDITNIVESSHYQKIGGWCRQGALNAAKCKGAHRWIKPFRCLEGPFQSDALLVPEGCLFDHIHNASRCWPFVRWNQTGAAACQERGMQMRSFAMLLPCGISLFSGVEFVCCPKHFKTDEIRVKKTDMPVMPPAQLNSNSNNNNNNNLNVNNNNNAANDELSVNEEDESNDSNYSKDANDDELDDEDDLMGDDEEDEMVADEAATVGGGAAGAGSDANSGALDDINAEYDSGEDSDNYEEDGAGSDSDVAGIADAWDQNGSSSGAKPAALPSLKAPSMSPASLTAVDQQQSKQSNQQQQAAKPELATSTPQLSAAAAAAAAAAASSAAMAGVGAGASAVGAPPSTAQPTSDPYFTHFDPHYEHQSYKVSQKEAQQRLEESHREKVTRVMKDWSDLEEKYQDMRLADPKAAQSFKQRMTARFQALEEEGNAEKHQLAAMHQQRVLAHINQRKREAMTCYTQALTEQPPNAHHVEKCLQKLLRALHKDRAHALAHYRHLLNSGGPGGLEAAASERPRTLERLIDIDRAVNQSMTMLKRYPELSAKIAQLMNDYILALRSKDDIPGSSLGMSEEAEAGILDKYRIEIERKVAEKERLRLAEKQRKEQRAAEREKLREEKLRMEAKKVDDMLKSQAAEQLQKQQTQQQQSQSQQQQQQQQQQQQQQLQDKSINSKELSMDGVGGLVTASNLNLDTTKSEKELADAEYAEATVSTKVQTVLPTVDDDAVQRAVEEVAAAVAHQEAEPQVQHFMTHDLGHRESSFSLRREFSHAHAAKEGRNVYFTLSFAGIALMAAVFVGVAVAKWRTSRSPHAQGFIEVDQNVTTHHPIVQEEKIVPNMQINGYENPTYKYFEVKE, from the exons GCCTATCCCAATCGAGACATTACTAACATCGTGGAGTCATCGCACTACCAGAAAATCGGAGGCTGGTGTCGCCAGGGAGCACTCAATGCGGCCAAGTGCAAGGGAGCTCATCGCTGGATTAAGCCATTCCGTTGTCTAG AAGGACCATTCCAATCGGACGCACTGTTGGTGCCCGAGGGCTGCCTCTTCGATCACATACACAATGCGTCGCGTTGCTGGCCATTCGTGAGATGGAACCAAACCGGAGCTGCCGCCTGTCAGGAGCGTGGCATGCAGATGCGTAGCTTTGCCATGCTGTTGCCCTGCGGCATTTCGCTCTTCTCGGGCGTTGAGTTTGTCTGCTGCCCCAAGCACTTTAAGA CCGACGAGATACGCGTAAAGAAGACCGATATGCCTGTCATGCCGCCAGCTCAGctcaacagtaacagcaacaacaacaacaacaacaacttgaacgtcaacaacaacaacaatgcggcCAACGATGAGCTTAGCGTGAACGAGGAAGATGAGAGCAATGACTCCAACTACTCAAAGGATGCCAACGACGATGAACTGGACGACGAGGACGATCTGATGGGTGATGATGAGGAGGATGAAATGGTTGCCGATGAGGCGGCAACAGTTGGCGGCGGTGCAGCTGGCGCTGGCAGCGATGCCAACAGTGGGGCACTCGATGACATCAATGCGGAATACGACAGCGGCGAGGATAGCGATAACTATGAAGAGGATGGCGCTGGCTCCGATAGCGATGTGGCCGGCATTGCCGATGCCTGGGATCAAAATGGCAGCTCGAGCGGTGCCAAGCCGGCTGCGTTGCCCTCGTTGAAGGCTCCCTCGATGTCGCCGGCTAGCCTCACAGCTGTGGATCAGCAACAATCGAAGCAATcgaatcaacagcaacaagctgcGAAACCGGAACTTGCCACAAGCACGCCACAAttgtcagctgctgctgccgccgctgctgctgctgctgcctcatcGGCTGCCATGGCGGGTGTGGGTGCGGGTGCAAGTGCGGTGGGTGCACCGCCATCGACGGCACAGCCAACATCGGATCCATATTTCACGCACTTCGATCCCCACTACGAGCATCAGAGCTACAAAGTAAGTCAGAAA GAAGCCCAACAGCGCCTTGAGGAATCGCATCGCGAGAAGGTCACCCGTGTGATGAAGGACTGGTCCGATCTGGAGGAGAAGTACCAGGACATGCGACTGGCCGATCCCAAGGCAGCCCAGAGTTTCAAGCAGCGCATGACGGCACGCTTCCAG GCACTCGAGGAAGAAGGCAACGCCGAGAAGCACCAACTGGCCGCCATGCACCAACAGCGTGTCCTTGCCCACATCAATCAGCGCAAACGCGAAGCCATGACCTGTTACACTCAAGCGCTCACCGAGCAACCACCAAAC GCTCATCATGTCGAGAAGTGTCTGCAGAAATTGTTGCGTGCTCTGCACAAGGATCGTGCCCATGCCCTAGCCCACTATCGCCATCTGTTGAACTCGGGCGGTCCCGGCGGTCTGGAGGCAGCCGCATCGGAGCGACCACGCACACTGGAGCGTCTGATCGATATCGATCGTGCTGTCAACCAGTCGATGACCATGCTGAAGCGTTATCCCGAACTATCGGCCAAGATTGCCCAACTGATGAACGATTACATTTTGGCATTGCGCAGCAAGGATGACATTCCCGGCTCATCTCTGGGCATGAGCGAGGAGGCCGAGGCTGGCATTTTGGACAAGTATCGCATCGAGATCGAACGCAAGGTGGCCGAGAAGGAGCGTTTGCGTCTGGCCGAGAAGCAGCGCAAGGAGCAGCGTGCCGCCGAGCGTGAGAAGTTGCGTGAGGAGAAGTTGCGCATGGAGGCCAAGAAGGTGGACGATATGCTCAAGTCGCAGGCGGCAGAGCAAttgcaaaagcagcaaacccagcaacaacagtcccagtcacagcagcaacaacaacaacaacaacagcagcagcagcaacaactgcaggaCAAGAGCATCAATAGCAAGGAGTTGAGCATGGACGGAGTTGGCGGTCTGGTGACTGCATCGAATCTCAATCTTGACACAACCAAGAGCGAGAAGGAGCTGGCTGATGCTGAGTATGCTGAGGCCACGGTCAG CACCAAAGTGCAGACCGTCTTGCCAACGGTGGATGATGATGCTGTGCAGCGAGCTGTCGAGGAGGTGGCCGCCGCTGTGGCCCATCAGGAGGCTGAGCCACAGGTGCAGCACTTCATGACCCACGATCTGGGCCACCGTGAATCG AGCTTCTCGCTGCGACGCGAATTCTCGCATGCGCACGCGGCCAAGGAGGGGCGCAATGTCTATTTCACGCTCTCGTTTGCCGGCATCGCCCTAATGGCTGCCGTATTTGTCGGCGTGGCCGTTGCCAAGTGGCGAACATCGCGTTCGCCGCACGCGCAGGGCTTCATTGAGGTGGATCAG AATGTTACCACACATCATCCCATCGTGCAGGAGGAGAAAATCGTGCCCAACATGCAGATCAATGGGTACGAAAATCCGACCTACAAATATTTCGAAGTGAAAGAGTAA
- the LOC117578280 gene encoding amyloid-beta-like protein isoform X5, with protein sequence MCASLRRNLLLRSLWAAVVLIGTVQAASPRWEPQIAVLCEAGQIYQPQYLSEEGRWVTDLSKKTTGATCLRDKMDLLDYCKKAYPNRDITNIVESSHYQKIGGWCRQGALNAAKCKGAHRWIKPFRCLEGPFQSDALLVPEGCLFDHIHNASRCWPFVRWNQTGAAACQERGMQMRSFAMLLPCGISLFSGVEFVCCPKHFKTDEIRVKKTDMPVMPPAQLNSNSNNNNNNNLNVNNNNNAANDELSVNEEDESNDSNYSKDANDDELDDEDDLMGDDEEDEMVADEAATVGGGAAGAGSDANSGALDDINAEYDSGEDSDNYEEDGAGSDSDVAGIADAWDQNGSSSGAKPAALPSLKAPSMSPASLTAVDQQQSKQSNQQQQAAKPELATSTPQLSAAAAAAAAAAASSAAMAGVGAGASAVGAPPSTAQPTSDPYFTHFDPHYEHQSYKVSQKRLEESHREKVTRVMKDWSDLEEKYQDMRLADPKAAQSFKQRMTARFQTSVQALEEEGNAEKHQLAAMHQQRVLAHINQRKREAMTCYTQALTEQPPNAHHVEKCLQKLLRALHKDRAHALAHYRHLLNSGGPGGLEAAASERPRTLERLIDIDRAVNQSMTMLKRYPELSAKIAQLMNDYILALRSKDDIPGSSLGMSEEAEAGILDKYRIEIERKVAEKERLRLAEKQRKEQRAAEREKLREEKLRMEAKKVDDMLKSQAAEQLQKQQTQQQQSQSQQQQQQQQQQQQQQLQDKSINSKELSMDGVGGLVTASNLNLDTTKSEKELADAEYAEATVSTKVQTVLPTVDDDAVQRAVEEVAAAVAHQEAEPQVQHFMTHDLGHRESSFSLRREFSHAHAAKEGRNVYFTLSFAGIALMAAVFVGVAVAKWRTSRSPHAQGFIEVDQNVTTHHPIVQEEKIVPNMQINGYENPTYKYFEVKE encoded by the exons GCCTATCCCAATCGAGACATTACTAACATCGTGGAGTCATCGCACTACCAGAAAATCGGAGGCTGGTGTCGCCAGGGAGCACTCAATGCGGCCAAGTGCAAGGGAGCTCATCGCTGGATTAAGCCATTCCGTTGTCTAG AAGGACCATTCCAATCGGACGCACTGTTGGTGCCCGAGGGCTGCCTCTTCGATCACATACACAATGCGTCGCGTTGCTGGCCATTCGTGAGATGGAACCAAACCGGAGCTGCCGCCTGTCAGGAGCGTGGCATGCAGATGCGTAGCTTTGCCATGCTGTTGCCCTGCGGCATTTCGCTCTTCTCGGGCGTTGAGTTTGTCTGCTGCCCCAAGCACTTTAAGA CCGACGAGATACGCGTAAAGAAGACCGATATGCCTGTCATGCCGCCAGCTCAGctcaacagtaacagcaacaacaacaacaacaacaacttgaacgtcaacaacaacaacaatgcggcCAACGATGAGCTTAGCGTGAACGAGGAAGATGAGAGCAATGACTCCAACTACTCAAAGGATGCCAACGACGATGAACTGGACGACGAGGACGATCTGATGGGTGATGATGAGGAGGATGAAATGGTTGCCGATGAGGCGGCAACAGTTGGCGGCGGTGCAGCTGGCGCTGGCAGCGATGCCAACAGTGGGGCACTCGATGACATCAATGCGGAATACGACAGCGGCGAGGATAGCGATAACTATGAAGAGGATGGCGCTGGCTCCGATAGCGATGTGGCCGGCATTGCCGATGCCTGGGATCAAAATGGCAGCTCGAGCGGTGCCAAGCCGGCTGCGTTGCCCTCGTTGAAGGCTCCCTCGATGTCGCCGGCTAGCCTCACAGCTGTGGATCAGCAACAATCGAAGCAATcgaatcaacagcaacaagctgcGAAACCGGAACTTGCCACAAGCACGCCACAAttgtcagctgctgctgccgccgctgctgctgctgctgcctcatcGGCTGCCATGGCGGGTGTGGGTGCGGGTGCAAGTGCGGTGGGTGCACCGCCATCGACGGCACAGCCAACATCGGATCCATATTTCACGCACTTCGATCCCCACTACGAGCATCAGAGCTACAAAGTAAGTCAGAAA CGCCTTGAGGAATCGCATCGCGAGAAGGTCACCCGTGTGATGAAGGACTGGTCCGATCTGGAGGAGAAGTACCAGGACATGCGACTGGCCGATCCCAAGGCAGCCCAGAGTTTCAAGCAGCGCATGACGGCACGCTTCCAG ACTTCTGTTCAGGCACTCGAGGAAGAAGGCAACGCCGAGAAGCACCAACTGGCCGCCATGCACCAACAGCGTGTCCTTGCCCACATCAATCAGCGCAAACGCGAAGCCATGACCTGTTACACTCAAGCGCTCACCGAGCAACCACCAAAC GCTCATCATGTCGAGAAGTGTCTGCAGAAATTGTTGCGTGCTCTGCACAAGGATCGTGCCCATGCCCTAGCCCACTATCGCCATCTGTTGAACTCGGGCGGTCCCGGCGGTCTGGAGGCAGCCGCATCGGAGCGACCACGCACACTGGAGCGTCTGATCGATATCGATCGTGCTGTCAACCAGTCGATGACCATGCTGAAGCGTTATCCCGAACTATCGGCCAAGATTGCCCAACTGATGAACGATTACATTTTGGCATTGCGCAGCAAGGATGACATTCCCGGCTCATCTCTGGGCATGAGCGAGGAGGCCGAGGCTGGCATTTTGGACAAGTATCGCATCGAGATCGAACGCAAGGTGGCCGAGAAGGAGCGTTTGCGTCTGGCCGAGAAGCAGCGCAAGGAGCAGCGTGCCGCCGAGCGTGAGAAGTTGCGTGAGGAGAAGTTGCGCATGGAGGCCAAGAAGGTGGACGATATGCTCAAGTCGCAGGCGGCAGAGCAAttgcaaaagcagcaaacccagcaacaacagtcccagtcacagcagcaacaacaacaacaacaacagcagcagcagcaacaactgcaggaCAAGAGCATCAATAGCAAGGAGTTGAGCATGGACGGAGTTGGCGGTCTGGTGACTGCATCGAATCTCAATCTTGACACAACCAAGAGCGAGAAGGAGCTGGCTGATGCTGAGTATGCTGAGGCCACGGTCAG CACCAAAGTGCAGACCGTCTTGCCAACGGTGGATGATGATGCTGTGCAGCGAGCTGTCGAGGAGGTGGCCGCCGCTGTGGCCCATCAGGAGGCTGAGCCACAGGTGCAGCACTTCATGACCCACGATCTGGGCCACCGTGAATCG AGCTTCTCGCTGCGACGCGAATTCTCGCATGCGCACGCGGCCAAGGAGGGGCGCAATGTCTATTTCACGCTCTCGTTTGCCGGCATCGCCCTAATGGCTGCCGTATTTGTCGGCGTGGCCGTTGCCAAGTGGCGAACATCGCGTTCGCCGCACGCGCAGGGCTTCATTGAGGTGGATCAG AATGTTACCACACATCATCCCATCGTGCAGGAGGAGAAAATCGTGCCCAACATGCAGATCAATGGGTACGAAAATCCGACCTACAAATATTTCGAAGTGAAAGAGTAA